One Mycobacteriales bacterium genomic window carries:
- a CDS encoding MarR family winged helix-turn-helix transcriptional regulator, whose translation MSDFALRVRALIAAGEGYQRAFATAVGLGRTEAAALGHLYHGGPQTPTHLAGRLQFTGGTVTGLADRMVTAGYVTRTRFPEDRRKVLLALTPAGRRLIERGFEVFAAEVERAVGNTSSAVRDEVSAVLDRITVSLEASADTLAGDTTPEEVNGFTSAPGGL comes from the coding sequence ATGAGCGACTTTGCTCTCCGGGTCCGTGCCCTGATCGCTGCAGGCGAGGGATACCAGCGAGCCTTTGCGACCGCTGTCGGGCTGGGCCGGACCGAGGCCGCCGCACTGGGGCACCTTTATCACGGCGGGCCGCAGACCCCGACGCACCTCGCCGGCCGCCTGCAGTTCACGGGTGGCACGGTCACCGGGCTCGCCGATCGGATGGTGACCGCCGGTTACGTCACTCGTACGCGTTTCCCGGAGGACCGACGCAAGGTTCTTCTCGCTCTCACCCCGGCCGGCCGGAGGCTGATCGAGCGTGGCTTCGAGGTCTTCGCCGCGGAGGTTGAGCGGGCGGTTGGCAACACCTCATCGGCTGTGCGCGATGAGGTTTCGGCTGTACTGGATCGCATCACGGTGTCGCTCGAGGCCAGCGCCGACACCTTGGCCGGCGATACGACGCCTGAGGAGGTGAACGGCTTCACGTCCGCGCCGGGTGGCCTTTGA